The following proteins come from a genomic window of Aquimarina sp. MAR_2010_214:
- a CDS encoding DUF3341 domain-containing protein, whose product MASKVIHALYIDDDILMDAVKKVRAEHYHIEEVYTPFPVHGLDKAMGLPHTRLAITSFMYGCVGLVVSILMMNYIMIEDWPQDIGGKPSFSYIENMPAFVPIMFELTVFFAAHLMVITFYMRSKLWPFKKAENPDVRTTDDHFLMEVDAGNHDVDQLASFLGDTGAVEIKVIDKEEDNH is encoded by the coding sequence ATGGCATCAAAAGTTATACATGCATTATATATAGACGACGACATCCTGATGGATGCTGTCAAGAAAGTTCGTGCAGAGCATTATCATATTGAAGAGGTATATACTCCTTTTCCGGTTCATGGACTAGATAAAGCGATGGGATTACCTCATACACGATTAGCGATTACATCCTTTATGTACGGTTGTGTTGGGTTAGTAGTATCAATTTTGATGATGAACTATATCATGATCGAAGATTGGCCACAAGACATAGGTGGTAAACCTAGTTTTAGCTATATCGAAAACATGCCGGCATTTGTTCCGATTATGTTTGAACTTACAGTGTTTTTTGCAGCCCATTTAATGGTGATTACTTTTTATATGAGAAGTAAATTATGGCCATTTAAAAAAGCCGAAAATCCAGATGTAAGAACTACAGATGACCATTTCTTAATGGAAGTAGATGCAGGAAATCACGATGTTGATCAACTTGCTAGCTTTTTAGGCGATACCGGAGCAGTAGAAATTAAAGTAATAGATAAGGAAGAAGATAACCATTAG
- a CDS encoding cytochrome c oxidase subunit II, producing the protein MTVFLTIVVIALFGITLWQMSKILKLSQTKTDNSQVANDKDNNLQGKLMLGFVIFLYLLMLYCFTQYRSYFLPESASEHGIDYDRLMLISMVLIMIVQILTQGLLHFFSYKYRGKKENKALFFADNDKLEFIWTIIPVIVLAGLIIYGLFTWTDIMNIDEEDGDPLIVELYAYQFDWRARYSGEDNELGNANVRFIEGINTLGLDVSDSYGKDDKITNELHLPVNRKVIFKMRSQDVLHSAYMPFFRAQMNVVPGMITEFAYTPTITSEKMRGSEFMVEKVATINKIRKEKSKKLVAAGDEALDEYAFEYYLLCNKICGVSHYNMQMKIIVESEEDYEAWLKTQPTFGEQLSAQASN; encoded by the coding sequence ATGACTGTATTCTTAACCATAGTAGTTATAGCGCTTTTTGGAATCACGTTGTGGCAAATGTCAAAAATATTGAAATTGTCTCAAACTAAAACGGATAATTCTCAAGTAGCAAATGATAAAGACAATAATTTGCAAGGTAAGCTGATGCTTGGTTTTGTGATATTTCTTTATTTGTTGATGTTATATTGTTTTACTCAATATAGATCATATTTCCTTCCTGAATCTGCTTCAGAGCATGGTATTGATTACGATAGGCTGATGTTGATCTCAATGGTATTAATCATGATCGTACAGATTCTTACACAAGGATTGTTGCATTTCTTTTCGTATAAATATAGAGGTAAGAAAGAAAATAAAGCATTATTCTTTGCAGATAATGATAAATTAGAATTTATCTGGACTATTATTCCAGTTATTGTACTTGCAGGATTAATTATATATGGACTATTTACATGGACTGATATCATGAATATTGATGAAGAAGATGGAGATCCATTAATTGTTGAGTTATACGCATACCAATTTGATTGGCGTGCGCGATATTCCGGAGAGGATAACGAATTGGGTAATGCTAATGTTCGTTTTATAGAAGGTATTAATACCTTAGGACTTGATGTTTCTGATAGCTACGGAAAGGATGATAAAATAACTAATGAGTTACATTTGCCTGTAAATAGAAAGGTTATTTTTAAAATGCGTTCTCAAGATGTATTGCATTCGGCTTACATGCCATTTTTTAGAGCACAGATGAATGTAGTACCAGGTATGATCACAGAATTTGCTTATACACCAACTATTACTTCTGAAAAAATGAGAGGCAGTGAGTTTATGGTAGAAAAAGTAGCTACAATCAATAAGATAAGAAAAGAAAAAAGCAAGAAATTAGTAGCTGCGGGAGATGAAGCTCTAGACGAATATGCATTCGAATACTATCTATTGTGTAATAAAATATGTGGAGTATCACATTATAATATGCAAATGAAGATTATAGTAGAATCCGAAGAAGATTATGAGGCATGGTTAAAAACACAGCCTACCTTTGGAGAGCAATTATCAGCTCAAGCGAGCAACTAA
- a CDS encoding cytochrome c translates to MKNTIKILAAAIVMICVVSCKKDSKPNYQFMPNMYEPLSYETYGEYGIFPGGQEAMLPAEGSIPRGWMPYDFKNSQEGYLLAKDTLKNPIRYTKENEDAGKELYDIYCAICHGGKGAGKGPLVQREKILGVPSYDDIGRAITEGSIYHVMYYGINSMGSYASQTNEHERWQIVQYVQKLKADLEGTTPRIDTGATATVVETKVEEQHESTEDHSNAH, encoded by the coding sequence ATGAAGAATACTATAAAAATATTAGCAGCGGCAATAGTGATGATTTGCGTTGTTTCTTGTAAAAAAGATTCAAAACCTAATTATCAATTTATGCCTAATATGTATGAACCGTTAAGTTATGAAACTTATGGTGAATACGGTATTTTTCCTGGCGGTCAGGAAGCCATGTTGCCTGCCGAAGGCTCAATACCAAGAGGATGGATGCCATATGATTTTAAGAATTCACAAGAAGGCTACTTACTTGCTAAGGATACATTAAAGAACCCTATCCGATATACAAAAGAAAATGAAGATGCCGGAAAAGAATTGTATGATATCTATTGTGCAATATGCCATGGAGGAAAAGGAGCTGGAAAAGGGCCTTTGGTACAAAGAGAAAAGATTTTAGGGGTTCCTAGTTATGATGATATTGGTAGAGCAATTACAGAAGGAAGTATTTATCATGTAATGTATTATGGAATCAACTCTATGGGATCGTATGCATCTCAGACCAATGAGCATGAACGTTGGCAGATTGTTCAATATGTACAAAAATTAAAGGCAGACCTGGAAGGGACAACGCCTCGAATAGATACAGGTGCTACTGCTACTGTTGTAGAAACAAAAGTAGAAGAACAGCATGAATCAACAGAAGATCACAGTAACGCACACTAG
- the nrfD gene encoding NrfD/PsrC family molybdoenzyme membrane anchor subunit yields the protein MMSHYEAPIRKPLVTGDKTYHDVTLDVVAAVEGKANKSWWIVFSISLIAFLWGVGCIIYTISTGIGTWGLNKTVGWAWDITNFVWWVGIGHAGTLISAVLLLFRQKWRMAINRSAEAMTIFAVIQAGLFPIIHMGRPWLAYWVLPIPNQFGSLWVNFNSPLLWDVFAISTYLSVSLVFWWTGLLPDFAMIRDRAITPFNKKIYALLSFGWSGRAKDWQRFEEVSLVLAGLATPLVLSVHTIVSFDFATSVIPGWHTTIFPPYFVAGAVFSGFAMVNTLLIIMRKVSNLENYITLLHIELMNIVIMITGSIVGVAYITELFVAWYSGVEYEQYAFLNRATGPYWWAYWAMMTCNVFSPQFMWFPKLRRSIMFSFFISIVVNIGMWFERFVIIVTSLHRDYLPSSWTMFSPTFVDIGIFIGTIGFFFVLFLLYSRTFPVIAQAEVKSILKSSGEKYKKLREAGKDHRDELPKGKAEVVKEKPAKKNTETKVGASEEDINSLLGNLGTFDPSTQTADDLKKVNGIGPVMEKKLNEIGIFTFDQVSKMTETEYDLLDNITGSFPGRAQRDDWAGQAEKLKNN from the coding sequence ATTATGTCTCATTACGAAGCACCTATAAGAAAACCTTTAGTAACCGGTGATAAAACATACCATGATGTAACTTTGGATGTTGTAGCGGCGGTAGAAGGAAAAGCAAATAAATCTTGGTGGATTGTATTTTCTATTTCACTTATTGCTTTCCTTTGGGGGGTAGGGTGTATTATTTACACAATATCTACAGGAATAGGAACCTGGGGATTAAACAAAACAGTAGGATGGGCCTGGGATATCACCAACTTTGTTTGGTGGGTAGGTATTGGTCACGCCGGAACCTTGATTTCAGCAGTACTACTGTTATTCCGTCAGAAATGGAGAATGGCAATTAACCGTTCTGCTGAAGCGATGACTATTTTTGCAGTTATTCAAGCAGGATTATTTCCAATTATTCACATGGGGCGTCCTTGGCTGGCATATTGGGTACTACCAATACCAAACCAGTTTGGATCGCTATGGGTGAATTTTAACTCGCCATTATTATGGGATGTATTTGCAATCTCTACATATCTTTCTGTATCGCTAGTGTTTTGGTGGACAGGATTACTGCCAGATTTTGCAATGATTAGAGACCGAGCGATAACCCCATTTAATAAAAAAATATATGCCCTTCTATCTTTTGGGTGGAGTGGTAGAGCAAAAGACTGGCAACGTTTTGAAGAAGTATCTTTAGTACTTGCAGGTTTAGCTACACCATTAGTACTTTCTGTACATACCATTGTATCATTTGATTTTGCTACTTCGGTGATCCCAGGATGGCATACTACGATATTTCCACCATATTTTGTGGCTGGAGCGGTTTTTTCAGGATTTGCTATGGTGAATACGCTTCTTATTATAATGAGAAAAGTGTCTAACCTTGAAAATTATATTACGCTTCTACATATAGAATTGATGAATATTGTAATCATGATTACAGGTTCTATTGTAGGTGTCGCCTATATAACAGAGCTGTTTGTAGCATGGTATTCTGGAGTTGAATACGAACAATATGCATTCCTTAATAGGGCAACAGGACCATATTGGTGGGCATATTGGGCGATGATGACATGTAATGTGTTTTCTCCACAGTTTATGTGGTTCCCAAAACTAAGAAGAAGTATAATGTTTTCTTTCTTTATCTCTATTGTAGTAAACATAGGAATGTGGTTTGAGCGTTTTGTGATCATTGTAACATCACTTCATAGAGATTATTTGCCATCATCATGGACAATGTTCTCTCCTACATTTGTTGATATAGGAATATTTATAGGTACAATTGGATTCTTCTTTGTTCTATTCTTGTTGTACTCTCGTACGTTCCCTGTAATAGCACAAGCAGAAGTAAAATCAATTCTGAAATCTTCTGGAGAAAAATATAAGAAACTAAGAGAAGCAGGAAAAGACCATAGAGATGAGCTTCCCAAGGGTAAAGCTGAAGTGGTTAAAGAAAAACCCGCAAAGAAAAATACAGAAACCAAAGTAGGGGCAAGTGAAGAGGATATCAATAGTCTATTGGGCAACCTAGGAACATTTGATCCATCAACACAAACTGCTGATGACCTTAAAAAGGTTAACGGTATCGGACCAGTAATGGAAAAGAAACTTAATGAGATCGGAATATTTACTTTTGATCAAGTAAGCAAAATGACCGAAACTGAATACGATTTATTAGATAATATCACTGGATCTTTCCCTGGTAGAGCACAACGCGATGATTGGGCTGGTCAGGCAGAAAAACTTAAAAATAACTAG
- a CDS encoding quinol:cytochrome C oxidoreductase — MYTLSNRLRLFSIILMVVGLVGLIVGFGQRPGSVEEVKEMMAAHDAHGGGHSESQVAESGHKNQGHGEEDAHGGDAHYEHVLHQLQNKPWASLYVAAFFFFMIALGVLAFYAIQFASQSGWSPVLFRVMEAITAYLVPGGIILFVILALSGFHVNHLFVWADPEVVADDALLQGKASWLNGTWFIIRAAFFLGGWLLYRHFAVKYSRKQDEDATGNKWYKKSFKISAGFLVFFIYTESMASWDWIMSFDPHWFSTLFGWYVFASLFVSGITTIALISIYLKSKGYLEFVNNSHIHDLAKFMFGISIFWTYLWFSQFMLIWYSNIPEEVTYFITRIEDYNLPFFGMLVMNFIFPILVLMNSDFKRVNWFVVMAGIVILCGHYIDVYNMVMPATVGGSWFIGISEISAVLLFLGLFLFVVFRALTKAPLLPKGNPYIEESKHFHY; from the coding sequence ATGTATACGCTATCAAATAGATTAAGATTATTTTCTATCATCCTTATGGTTGTAGGTCTTGTAGGTCTTATTGTTGGATTTGGACAAAGACCTGGATCTGTAGAAGAGGTAAAAGAAATGATGGCTGCACACGACGCTCATGGAGGTGGTCATAGTGAATCACAAGTAGCAGAGAGTGGTCATAAAAACCAAGGACATGGAGAAGAAGATGCTCATGGAGGTGATGCGCATTATGAACATGTGTTACACCAACTACAAAATAAGCCTTGGGCTTCATTGTATGTAGCAGCATTTTTCTTTTTTATGATAGCACTTGGGGTATTAGCATTTTATGCAATACAGTTTGCATCACAATCAGGATGGTCCCCAGTACTATTTAGAGTAATGGAAGCCATAACAGCATATTTAGTGCCAGGAGGAATAATCCTTTTTGTAATATTAGCATTATCAGGATTTCATGTAAATCATCTATTTGTATGGGCAGATCCTGAAGTAGTCGCTGATGATGCACTTCTTCAAGGTAAAGCAAGCTGGTTAAATGGTACTTGGTTCATTATAAGAGCTGCGTTCTTTTTAGGAGGATGGTTATTATATCGTCATTTTGCCGTAAAATATTCTAGAAAACAAGATGAAGATGCGACAGGTAATAAATGGTACAAGAAGAGTTTTAAAATTTCTGCGGGATTTTTAGTGTTCTTTATCTATACAGAATCTATGGCATCTTGGGATTGGATTATGAGTTTTGACCCACACTGGTTCAGTACTTTGTTTGGATGGTATGTATTTGCAAGTTTATTTGTTTCAGGTATTACCACGATCGCTTTAATAAGTATTTACTTAAAATCTAAAGGATATTTAGAATTTGTAAATAATAGTCATATTCATGATTTAGCTAAGTTTATGTTTGGTATCAGTATTTTCTGGACATACCTTTGGTTCTCTCAGTTTATGTTGATATGGTATTCTAATATACCAGAAGAGGTAACCTATTTTATTACTCGTATAGAAGATTATAACCTTCCATTTTTTGGGATGTTAGTAATGAACTTTATTTTCCCAATATTGGTATTAATGAACAGTGATTTTAAACGAGTAAACTGGTTTGTTGTAATGGCAGGTATCGTTATTCTTTGTGGTCACTATATCGATGTTTATAATATGGTAATGCCTGCAACAGTTGGCGGATCCTGGTTTATTGGTATAAGTGAAATAAGTGCTGTGTTATTGTTTTTAGGACTATTTTTGTTCGTAGTGTTTAGAGCATTAACAAAAGCTCCATTATTACCCAAAGGAAACCCTTATATAGAGGAAAGTAAACATTTCCATTATTAA
- a CDS encoding TAT-variant-translocated molybdopterin oxidoreductase: MSSNKKYWKSVEELNENSSIVETLQQNEFVKEIPTDEFLGDKSSLENSSTSRRDFLKYVGFSTAAASLAACEGPVKKSIPYVVQPDRIVPGVANYYATTIADGYDFASVLIKTREGRPIKVENNNLAASNGDTNARVHASVLSLYDSSRLQGPKNGAEDISWEVLDKEVGAKLNSLSGKQIVLLTQTYASPSTSKLISEFKAKYQNVKHVVYDAVSNTEALDAYQMMYGERALADYDFSKANTVVSIAADFLGDWQGGGYDSSYAKGRIPKNGKMSKHIQFEANMSLTGANADRRVQATPSEQKQVLAALYKYVTGSGSKGALDSKLDAEVVKAAKQIQKAGSNALVVTGIQDVDAQLIVLEINKAIHSKAFNENTPRTIRQGDAKAVAQLVKDMNAGRVGSLLIAGVNPMYSLPNANEFKSGLEKVDISVAFSMHNDATAELCDYIATTPHYLESWGDVELKKGSYSLTQPTIRPLFDARQFQETLLKWTGNSSTYHDYIKSTWTGILGGTSWNQALHDGVLVKPTLPKQELVDALETPEGDVADLEAVPVPTSAGPDISAAARRLSVTKSSGIELTLYTKTALGDGQQASNPWLQEMPDPITRASWDNYLTVSRADAAELGLVNENVANGALNGSYAKVTVGETEVVVPVIIQPGQAKGSVGLALGYGKSKGLKKDMIVGVNAYPLYQNLNAVQNVSITPAEGIHEFACVQLHNTLMGRGDIVKETTLEIFNTKDAKDWNIMPMVSKDHNPYAVTSPEVDLWDEFDRSVGHHFNLSIDLNACTGCGACVIACHAENNVPVVGKSEVRRSRDMHWLRIDRYYSSQDSFEGDNEKKDNIAGLGSSLSEFGEMESPSDNPQVVFQPVMCQHCNHAPCETVCPVAATSHGRQGQNHMAYNRCVGTRYCANNCPYKVRRFNWFLYNNNDEFDYYMNNDLGRMVLNPDVTVRSRGVMEKCSMCIQMTQKTILDAKRDGREVKDGEFQTACSAACSSGAMVFGDINDKDSEVAKLKEDDRMYHLLEHVGTKPNVMYHTKVRNTTEA, from the coding sequence ATGTCATCAAACAAGAAATACTGGAAAAGTGTTGAAGAGCTAAACGAAAATAGCTCTATTGTTGAGACGCTACAACAAAACGAATTCGTTAAGGAGATTCCTACGGATGAGTTTTTAGGTGATAAGTCATCATTAGAAAATTCATCGACCTCTCGTCGTGATTTTCTTAAATATGTAGGTTTTAGTACTGCAGCTGCCTCATTGGCGGCATGTGAAGGCCCTGTTAAAAAATCAATACCTTACGTAGTTCAACCAGATAGAATAGTGCCTGGTGTTGCTAACTATTATGCTACTACAATTGCAGATGGGTATGATTTTGCTAGTGTTTTAATTAAAACCAGAGAAGGTCGACCTATAAAAGTAGAAAATAACAATCTTGCAGCATCTAATGGCGATACTAATGCAAGAGTTCATGCTTCGGTATTATCATTATATGATAGTTCTCGTCTTCAAGGGCCTAAAAATGGAGCCGAAGATATTAGTTGGGAAGTATTAGATAAAGAAGTAGGGGCTAAGTTAAATAGTCTTAGTGGTAAACAAATTGTTTTGTTAACTCAAACATATGCCAGTCCATCTACATCGAAATTGATTTCAGAATTTAAAGCAAAATATCAAAACGTTAAACACGTAGTGTATGATGCTGTTTCTAATACTGAAGCTTTGGATGCATATCAAATGATGTATGGAGAAAGAGCACTTGCAGATTATGATTTTTCTAAAGCAAATACCGTAGTAAGTATCGCTGCTGACTTTTTAGGAGATTGGCAAGGAGGAGGATACGATAGTAGTTATGCTAAAGGACGTATACCTAAAAACGGAAAAATGTCTAAGCATATCCAGTTTGAGGCAAATATGTCTTTAACAGGAGCTAATGCTGATAGAAGGGTACAAGCTACACCATCTGAACAAAAACAAGTACTTGCTGCATTGTATAAATATGTAACAGGATCTGGTTCTAAAGGAGCTTTGGATTCTAAACTGGATGCAGAAGTAGTTAAAGCAGCTAAGCAGATTCAGAAAGCAGGAAGTAATGCTTTAGTAGTTACAGGAATTCAGGATGTCGATGCTCAATTAATTGTTTTAGAAATTAATAAAGCAATACATAGTAAAGCCTTTAATGAAAATACTCCACGTACTATACGTCAAGGAGATGCTAAGGCAGTAGCTCAATTGGTAAAAGATATGAATGCAGGACGAGTTGGCAGTTTGTTAATTGCTGGTGTTAATCCAATGTATTCATTGCCAAATGCAAATGAGTTTAAAAGTGGCCTTGAAAAAGTTGATATATCTGTTGCCTTTAGTATGCATAATGATGCTACGGCTGAGTTATGTGATTATATTGCAACAACACCTCATTATTTAGAATCTTGGGGAGATGTTGAGTTGAAAAAAGGAAGCTATAGTTTAACGCAACCAACTATTCGACCATTATTTGATGCAAGACAGTTTCAGGAAACTTTATTAAAGTGGACAGGTAATTCATCTACATATCACGATTATATAAAAAGTACATGGACAGGTATTCTTGGAGGTACTTCATGGAATCAAGCCTTGCATGATGGAGTATTGGTAAAACCAACACTTCCAAAACAAGAATTAGTAGATGCCCTTGAAACACCAGAAGGAGATGTGGCTGATTTAGAAGCTGTTCCAGTACCAACTTCGGCAGGTCCGGATATTAGTGCTGCTGCAAGAAGACTTTCTGTTACAAAATCAAGTGGGATTGAACTTACATTATATACCAAAACAGCATTAGGAGATGGTCAACAGGCTAGTAACCCTTGGTTGCAAGAAATGCCCGATCCTATAACCAGAGCATCTTGGGATAACTACTTAACAGTTTCTCGAGCAGATGCTGCTGAGTTAGGGTTAGTCAACGAAAATGTTGCAAATGGAGCACTAAACGGTAGCTATGCAAAAGTAACGGTAGGAGAAACTGAAGTTGTTGTTCCGGTAATTATTCAACCAGGACAAGCTAAAGGTTCTGTAGGATTGGCTCTAGGGTATGGTAAGTCTAAAGGACTTAAAAAAGATATGATAGTAGGTGTAAATGCCTACCCTCTTTATCAAAACCTTAATGCAGTACAAAATGTTTCGATTACTCCTGCAGAAGGAATACATGAGTTTGCTTGTGTACAATTGCATAATACGTTAATGGGTCGTGGGGATATTGTAAAAGAAACAACTCTCGAAATATTCAATACAAAAGATGCTAAGGATTGGAATATAATGCCAATGGTTAGTAAAGATCATAATCCTTATGCGGTTACTTCTCCGGAAGTTGATCTTTGGGATGAATTTGATCGTTCTGTAGGACATCATTTTAATCTTTCAATAGATTTAAATGCTTGTACAGGATGTGGTGCTTGTGTAATTGCTTGTCATGCAGAGAATAATGTGCCTGTGGTTGGTAAATCAGAAGTTCGTAGATCTCGTGATATGCACTGGTTACGTATTGACCGTTATTATTCTTCGCAAGATAGTTTTGAAGGCGATAATGAGAAGAAAGATAATATTGCAGGTTTAGGAAGTTCTTTATCTGAGTTTGGTGAGATGGAAAGTCCATCAGATAACCCTCAGGTAGTATTCCAACCAGTAATGTGTCAGCACTGTAATCACGCTCCATGCGAGACTGTATGTCCGGTTGCAGCTACATCACATGGTAGACAAGGACAAAATCATATGGCATATAACCGTTGTGTAGGTACAAGATATTGTGCTAACAACTGTCCGTATAAAGTACGTAGATTCAACTGGTTCTTATATAATAATAATGATGAGTTCGATTATTATATGAATAACGATTTAGGTAGAATGGTACTTAATCCTGATGTTACTGTACGTTCCAGAGGGGTTATGGAAAAATGTTCTATGTGTATCCAAATGACGCAAAAAACTATTTTGGATGCAAAACGAGATGGTAGAGAAGTTAAGGATGGAGAATTCCAAACAGCTTGTTCTGCAGCTTGTTCATCAGGTGCTATGGTATTTGGTGATATCAATGATAAGGATAGTGAAGTAGCTAAACTTAAAGAGGATGATCGTATGTATCACTTACTTGAACATGTTGGGACTAAGCCTAACGTTATGTATCATACCAAAGTAAGAAATACTACGGAAGCTTAA